A genomic window from Candidatus Pelagisphaera phototrophica includes:
- the rnhC gene encoding ribonuclease HIII: MAKRKKKIDIPEEPKKKTLYTKKLSDEQMEKLEGVCAMKNWEAYEVEYARFAFKGEKVNVVAYNSGKLVVQGKEMEDFVINILEPEVLGEARYGYDEIYHPEWFELHAGMDESGKGDLFGPVITACVIADKPQIDEWVKDGIRDSKKITDGRILKLDKIIRETKGIAVETCFCGMRKYNELMSKPRANLNLLLAWQHAKSLTAALKRKRAPWGMLDQFSKQDLVGRYFKDSKFDLRMQTKAEEDPVVAAASVVARAEYVRYMGSLSKRFGENLIKGASGETKKQATQILERFGPDSFCEFAKLHFRTAYEVVSDAGMLDKLPLKPPPAKKEWRK, from the coding sequence TTGGCTAAACGCAAAAAGAAAATCGATATTCCCGAAGAGCCGAAAAAAAAGACGCTCTACACGAAAAAGCTCTCTGATGAGCAAATGGAAAAACTGGAAGGCGTTTGCGCAATGAAGAACTGGGAGGCGTATGAGGTGGAGTATGCCCGTTTCGCGTTTAAGGGTGAAAAAGTGAACGTGGTCGCCTACAACAGCGGAAAGCTGGTGGTGCAGGGCAAGGAGATGGAGGATTTTGTCATCAACATTCTCGAGCCTGAGGTACTCGGAGAAGCCCGGTACGGATATGACGAGATATATCATCCGGAATGGTTCGAACTGCACGCGGGGATGGACGAGAGCGGCAAGGGGGACTTGTTCGGACCGGTCATTACCGCTTGTGTCATCGCGGATAAGCCGCAAATCGACGAATGGGTGAAAGATGGAATCCGGGACTCCAAGAAAATCACGGACGGTCGTATCCTCAAATTGGATAAGATTATCCGGGAAACCAAAGGCATCGCCGTCGAAACCTGCTTTTGCGGAATGCGGAAGTACAATGAGCTCATGAGTAAGCCGCGGGCCAACCTCAACCTGCTTCTCGCCTGGCAGCATGCGAAAAGCCTGACCGCCGCTCTCAAAAGAAAACGGGCCCCTTGGGGTATGCTCGACCAGTTCAGCAAGCAGGATCTGGTGGGTCGTTATTTTAAGGACTCGAAATTTGATCTGCGCATGCAGACTAAGGCGGAAGAGGACCCCGTGGTCGCGGCGGCTTCTGTCGTCGCTCGTGCGGAGTACGTTCGTTACATGGGTTCCCTTTCCAAGCGATTTGGAGAGAATCTGATCAAAGGAGCTAGTGGGGAAACGAAAAAACAGGCTACCCAAATTCTCGAGCGGTTTGGTCCAGATTCTTTTTGCGAATTTGCTAAGCTCCATTTCCGCACGGCTTACGAAGTGGTATCTGATGCGGGGATGTTAGACAAGTTGCCATTGAAACCTCCGCCGGCTAAAAAGGAATGGCGAAAGTAA
- a CDS encoding ribonuclease HII → MKGLSGLIGVDEAGRGALAGPVVAAAVAARSDFYDTEWCKRNASRINDSKLLSKEDREALYEKLRWLERSQRVWIGVGWGTVEEIEDLNILGATQVAMRRAVEQVFSSARISPHEPDPLFEATTVAETNESTLAHWQIFVDGKPMKKMGYPHRAFVQGDSRSLCIAMASIIAKVARDRTMLALDCEYPHYDFGSSKGYATPLHREAIKSLGPTPIHRSLFLRKILEEDPNDDQSEFGFG, encoded by the coding sequence ATGAAAGGGCTGTCTGGTTTGATTGGAGTTGATGAAGCGGGACGCGGTGCGCTTGCGGGGCCGGTAGTGGCGGCTGCGGTTGCGGCCCGTAGCGATTTTTACGATACAGAATGGTGTAAGCGGAATGCTTCGCGTATCAACGACTCCAAGCTGTTAAGTAAAGAGGACCGAGAGGCTCTCTATGAGAAATTACGTTGGCTAGAGCGAAGCCAGCGCGTTTGGATCGGTGTAGGCTGGGGTACAGTGGAGGAAATTGAGGATCTCAACATTCTCGGGGCGACTCAAGTGGCGATGCGCCGAGCGGTTGAGCAAGTTTTTTCAAGTGCTCGAATCTCACCGCATGAGCCCGATCCGCTTTTTGAGGCGACTACCGTTGCCGAGACAAACGAAAGCACGTTGGCGCACTGGCAGATATTTGTGGATGGTAAGCCGATGAAAAAGATGGGCTACCCCCATCGGGCATTTGTGCAAGGGGATTCGAGATCTCTCTGTATCGCCATGGCCTCTATTATCGCTAAAGTGGCTAGAGACCGAACCATGCTGGCATTGGATTGTGAATACCCTCACTATGATTTTGGATCTAGTAAAGGCTATGCGACCCCGTTGCACCGGGAGGCGATTAAAAGCCTAGGCCCCACACCGATCCACCGTTCGCTCTTTCTGCGCAAGATCCTCGAGGAAGATCCAAATGACGACCAAAGTGAATTTGGTTTCGGATAG
- a CDS encoding YqgE/AlgH family protein — MLPEGSDKSASSIAGSLMLAHPQLKDPNFMRSVILMTAHEEEGSLGVVVNKASGMVLGEIDAAFADFGLEQVPLYIGGPVSSDQVLLAAWKSDQNFVGFQLFFGLDPASAKAKLEEDPLLSIRAFRGYAGWGEGELESELSGNAWIVSEMDGAALSELEGDSLWRHVIMKTNLELGLMSLAPDCPEEN, encoded by the coding sequence ATGTTGCCTGAAGGTTCAGACAAGTCGGCGAGTAGTATCGCGGGGTCGCTAATGTTAGCGCATCCGCAATTGAAAGATCCCAATTTCATGCGAAGCGTGATTCTGATGACAGCCCATGAAGAGGAAGGCTCGCTAGGCGTCGTTGTGAACAAGGCGTCCGGTATGGTGCTGGGAGAGATTGACGCGGCCTTTGCGGATTTTGGGCTCGAACAGGTACCTTTGTACATCGGGGGGCCTGTTTCCAGTGACCAAGTATTGTTGGCAGCATGGAAATCGGATCAAAATTTTGTTGGGTTTCAGCTGTTTTTCGGTCTCGATCCAGCGTCAGCAAAGGCCAAGCTAGAAGAAGATCCCCTATTGAGCATTCGAGCGTTTCGCGGTTATGCGGGCTGGGGAGAGGGTGAGTTGGAGAGTGAACTTTCGGGCAATGCCTGGATTGTTTCCGAAATGGATGGTGCTGCTCTTTCTGAACTAGAGGGGGATTCTCTTTGGCGTCATGTTATCATGAAGACTAACTTAGAGCTCGGTCTGATGTCGCTCGCCCCCGATTGCCCTGAGGAGAATTAG
- the ykgO gene encoding type B 50S ribosomal protein L36: protein MKVVSSLKSAKARHPNCQVVRRKGRVYVICKTNPRFKARQG, encoded by the coding sequence ATGAAAGTAGTCTCATCGCTTAAGTCTGCGAAAGCACGCCATCCGAACTGCCAAGTGGTACGTCGCAAGGGCCGCGTTTACGTGATCTGCAAAACGAATCCTCGCTTCAAGGCGCGGCAGGGCTAA
- a CDS encoding type B 50S ribosomal protein L31: MKQDIHPDYHPTVFIDVSTGKKFLTRSTIKTGQTETIDGVEHVKVIRDVTMDSHPVYTGEKRFVDTAGRVEKFQNKFRRRRA; the protein is encoded by the coding sequence GTGAAACAGGACATACATCCGGATTATCACCCAACTGTTTTTATCGACGTATCTACAGGGAAGAAATTCCTGACTCGTTCGACTATCAAGACTGGGCAAACCGAAACGATCGACGGCGTCGAGCACGTCAAAGTGATTCGCGATGTGACCATGGACTCACACCCAGTGTATACGGGTGAAAAGCGCTTCGTTGATACTGCGGGTCGCGTAGAGAAGTTCCAAAACAAGTTTCGTCGCCGCCGGGCGTAA
- the rpsU gene encoding 30S ribosomal protein S21, translated as MAIEVKIRKGEPVERALRRLKKKLDREGVIKDVRGNRYFEKPSATKRRQTKVAKFNDMLRHKWDN; from the coding sequence ATGGCAATCGAAGTTAAAATCCGCAAAGGCGAGCCCGTAGAACGTGCGCTGCGTCGACTTAAGAAAAAGCTTGACCGTGAAGGCGTCATTAAAGACGTGCGAGGCAACCGCTATTTTGAAAAGCCTTCGGCGACGAAACGTCGCCAGACCAAGGTTGCGAAGTTTAACGACATGCTTCGCCACAAGTGGGACAACTAA
- the aroQ gene encoding type II 3-dehydroquinate dehydratase, producing MKRIAVLNGPNLDRLGKRDPEIYGTDTLDDLANSLRDAFSDVEFEFYQSNHEGDLVDKISTLAESGSDGIVFNPGAYSHTSIALRDAISGSKIPTIEVHISNIHARERFRHHSHTGAVSKGVIAGLGLRGYHLATQSLTD from the coding sequence ATGAAACGAATCGCTGTTTTGAATGGCCCGAATCTCGATCGCCTCGGAAAACGAGATCCCGAGATTTATGGCACCGATACATTGGACGACTTGGCTAATAGCCTGAGGGATGCGTTTTCAGACGTTGAATTCGAATTTTATCAATCCAACCATGAGGGAGACCTCGTCGACAAGATTTCCACCCTGGCTGAAAGCGGTAGCGATGGAATCGTTTTCAATCCGGGCGCGTACTCGCATACAAGTATCGCCCTACGCGACGCCATTAGCGGCTCCAAGATTCCAACCATCGAAGTTCACATCAGCAACATCCACGCTCGCGAGCGCTTTCGCCACCATTCCCATACAGGCGCGGTTTCGAAAGGTGTAATCGCTGGGCTTGGCCTGAGAGGCTACCATCTAGCCACTCAATCACTAACTGACTAA
- a CDS encoding sulfatase: MLESSDSTLAFRRKESSVIGVKSTFFYRFLFTILLFSRVDASEQPNILVFLVDDMGVMDTSVAFLADEKGRPERHPFNDFYRTPNMERLARQGIRFRQFYANSVCSPSRVSLMTGQTSAKHRSTQFISPTANNAGEYGPKGWQWEGIVPGATTLPALLQEGGYRTIHVGKAHFGPVDSFGSLPENFGFDVNIAGCAYGRPGSYYGKDHFGGKNGNGTRAVPGLEKYHGEEIHLTEVLTLEMNEAISGAVEDEEPFFAYMSHYAVHGPFQSDDRFAAYYEDSGLKAPAKAFATMIEGMDKSLGDILDQLENLGVAESTLVLFLGDNGSDAPRGDAHAVSSAAPLRGKKATHYEGGMRVPFIASWAKRNSESKLQKQLAIPNDKLSDQVGTVYDLFPTILSVAGIRQGSRVDGVDLSSMLRGKRSRRLPEFLMHFPHKHRSSYFTSYRLGDWKLVYHYHKIGEERYELFNLEDDLDESDNRAFSDPNRLQLMVRAMGKALEEADAQYVTSLEDPSQVLRPE, from the coding sequence ATGTTGGAGTCATCCGATTCAACCCTTGCATTTCGAAGGAAGGAATCCAGTGTGATTGGGGTGAAATCGACCTTTTTCTATCGGTTCCTGTTTACCATTTTGCTTTTTTCTCGAGTCGACGCTTCGGAGCAACCCAACATTTTGGTTTTCCTCGTGGACGATATGGGTGTTATGGATACGTCTGTAGCATTTCTGGCGGATGAAAAGGGGCGGCCAGAGCGGCATCCTTTCAACGATTTCTACCGGACGCCGAACATGGAACGCCTGGCGAGGCAGGGGATTCGGTTTCGCCAGTTTTACGCCAACAGCGTTTGCTCGCCTTCGCGGGTTTCTCTGATGACGGGTCAAACTTCGGCCAAACATCGTTCGACTCAATTCATAAGTCCAACCGCCAACAATGCCGGTGAGTATGGACCCAAGGGCTGGCAGTGGGAGGGTATCGTTCCGGGTGCGACAACGCTTCCGGCCTTGCTCCAGGAAGGGGGCTACCGGACGATCCATGTTGGAAAAGCACATTTCGGCCCTGTAGATTCGTTTGGCTCGTTGCCCGAGAATTTCGGGTTTGATGTTAACATCGCCGGCTGTGCGTATGGTCGCCCAGGCAGTTACTATGGAAAGGATCACTTTGGAGGCAAAAATGGGAACGGCACGCGAGCGGTTCCAGGATTAGAAAAGTATCATGGAGAGGAGATTCATTTAACGGAGGTACTGACTTTGGAGATGAATGAGGCGATTAGTGGGGCAGTCGAAGACGAAGAGCCGTTTTTCGCCTACATGTCCCACTACGCGGTTCATGGTCCGTTTCAGTCAGACGATCGGTTCGCGGCGTATTACGAGGACTCGGGTTTGAAAGCTCCCGCGAAAGCGTTTGCCACAATGATTGAAGGGATGGACAAGTCGTTGGGGGATATTCTCGATCAGCTGGAAAATTTAGGGGTAGCCGAGAGCACTCTCGTTCTATTTCTGGGAGACAATGGGTCGGATGCGCCAAGAGGAGATGCTCATGCCGTTTCGAGTGCGGCGCCGCTTCGGGGAAAGAAAGCCACGCACTACGAAGGAGGGATGCGGGTTCCTTTTATCGCATCCTGGGCGAAGCGGAATTCTGAATCGAAGTTGCAAAAGCAGTTGGCGATTCCGAATGATAAGCTTTCCGACCAAGTAGGAACGGTCTACGATCTATTCCCAACGATTCTCAGTGTTGCCGGAATCAGGCAGGGTTCGCGCGTGGATGGCGTGGATCTCTCCTCAATGCTTAGAGGAAAACGATCCAGACGATTACCTGAGTTTCTGATGCACTTTCCGCATAAGCACCGGAGTAGCTATTTCACCTCGTATCGTTTGGGAGACTGGAAACTGGTTTACCATTATCACAAAATAGGGGAGGAGCGTTATGAGCTGTTCAACCTCGAAGATGACTTGGACGAATCGGATAACCGAGCGTTCAGCGATCCGAACCGGCTTCAGTTGATGGTGCGAGCAATGGGAAAGGCTCTGGAAGAAGCGGATGCCCAGTACGTGACGTCACTGGAAGATCCGAGCCAAGTTCTCCGACCGGAGTAG
- a CDS encoding Nif3-like dinuclear metal center hexameric protein, translated as MAQLQEIVSFCDQRARTHEVVDFREALNGLQFTNNGTVSKIGAAVDSGLLPFQSAIEAGIEFLIVHHGMFWNGSCRIVGPEYEKYKSLIEGNLAVYACHLPLDAHLEIGNAAGLAHAIGATQQGTFLPYEGTDLGLVCDWSKDREALRNSLERTFGDHIASIEYGSANPEKICIVTGSGSSVVDQVKATGADTLITGELKQHFFTIAQEAKLNLYVCGHYATETFGVESLAKEAAAKFDLPYQFIKTDCPL; from the coding sequence ATGGCTCAGCTCCAAGAGATTGTATCGTTTTGCGATCAACGTGCCCGAACGCATGAAGTGGTCGACTTCCGAGAAGCCCTAAACGGCCTTCAGTTTACGAACAACGGCACCGTATCGAAAATCGGGGCTGCGGTAGACTCAGGACTTCTTCCCTTTCAATCAGCCATAGAAGCGGGGATCGAGTTTCTCATAGTCCACCACGGGATGTTCTGGAACGGGTCATGCCGGATCGTTGGCCCAGAGTACGAAAAGTACAAATCGCTCATCGAGGGAAACCTTGCCGTCTACGCCTGCCACCTGCCTCTCGACGCTCATCTCGAAATTGGAAATGCTGCAGGACTGGCCCATGCGATTGGAGCCACTCAGCAGGGCACCTTTCTTCCCTACGAGGGAACTGATTTGGGGTTGGTCTGCGATTGGTCCAAAGATCGCGAAGCGCTGCGTAATTCGCTTGAAAGAACTTTTGGAGATCACATCGCATCCATTGAATACGGCTCCGCCAATCCAGAAAAAATCTGTATTGTGACGGGTAGCGGAAGTAGTGTGGTTGACCAAGTTAAAGCTACGGGCGCTGACACCTTGATCACGGGCGAACTCAAGCAACACTTTTTCACCATTGCCCAAGAAGCGAAACTCAACCTTTACGTGTGCGGTCATTACGCGACCGAAACCTTTGGCGTTGAATCGCTCGCCAAAGAGGCCGCCGCGAAATTCGACCTCCCCTATCAGTTCATAAAAACCGACTGCCCCCTCTAA
- a CDS encoding DUF1015 domain-containing protein produces MENEDIGLKVPNILLPAKGVDLSKWAVVACDQYTSQPKYWESLKNLVEGGPSTLNAVFPEVYLEVGDGQERIESINGTMDAYLEEGVLEDLGPGFVLLDRRTSHVASRKGLVVALDLEKYHYKVGSQSLIRATEGTIEDRLPPRVKIRKNAKIELPHIMVLIDDPDRTVIEPLFGKELESLYDFELNSGGGHLKGWRVDSKEDIDSVYESLGLLSEQTVFDQKYGVSGKGVMLFAMGDGNHSLATAKNIWEDLKSQADDPSDVMDHPARYALVELVNVHDEGLEFEPIHRVIFNIDIEDLLKELEAFFSEEGSSMALEKFETFEAVQDRIANLGESDEEHRIAFVARSGFGLIRLSNPKRNLEVGSLQAFIDKYVEGKESVLDYIHGDDVVIDLGSKPGNIGFFLPTIGKSALFKTVVLDGALPRKTFSMGEADEKRYYLEARRIQ; encoded by the coding sequence ATGGAAAATGAAGACATCGGTCTCAAGGTGCCGAACATCTTACTCCCGGCCAAGGGAGTCGACTTAAGTAAGTGGGCGGTGGTTGCCTGTGACCAATACACCTCGCAGCCGAAGTATTGGGAAAGCCTCAAAAACCTGGTGGAGGGGGGTCCCTCTACGTTGAACGCGGTCTTTCCAGAGGTTTATCTGGAAGTGGGTGATGGGCAGGAGCGTATTGAAAGCATCAATGGAACAATGGATGCCTACTTAGAAGAGGGTGTGCTAGAAGATTTGGGTCCTGGTTTTGTGCTGTTAGATCGTAGGACAAGCCATGTCGCATCCCGTAAGGGTCTCGTGGTTGCCTTGGATTTGGAGAAATACCACTACAAGGTTGGTTCGCAAAGCCTGATTAGGGCAACTGAGGGAACGATCGAGGATCGACTCCCGCCACGGGTCAAGATTCGCAAAAACGCCAAGATCGAGCTGCCTCACATTATGGTCCTCATTGACGATCCGGATCGGACGGTGATCGAGCCTCTTTTTGGAAAGGAGCTGGAATCTCTTTACGATTTTGAGCTCAACAGTGGAGGAGGGCACCTTAAAGGCTGGCGAGTGGATTCCAAAGAAGATATCGATTCGGTGTACGAGTCGTTGGGATTACTGAGCGAGCAAACTGTTTTCGACCAGAAGTATGGCGTATCGGGAAAAGGAGTGATGCTTTTTGCGATGGGAGACGGAAATCACTCCTTAGCCACGGCGAAGAATATTTGGGAAGACTTAAAATCTCAGGCGGACGATCCGTCTGACGTAATGGACCACCCTGCTCGTTACGCTCTAGTCGAACTAGTGAACGTACACGATGAAGGATTGGAATTCGAGCCGATCCATCGCGTAATTTTCAATATTGATATCGAAGATTTGCTGAAAGAGTTGGAGGCCTTTTTCAGCGAGGAAGGATCCTCCATGGCTTTGGAAAAATTCGAGACCTTCGAAGCCGTGCAGGACCGGATTGCGAACTTGGGCGAATCGGATGAAGAGCATCGAATTGCTTTTGTGGCGAGGTCGGGGTTTGGCCTCATTCGGCTGAGCAATCCAAAGCGAAATTTAGAAGTGGGTAGTCTACAGGCCTTCATCGACAAGTATGTCGAAGGCAAAGAATCCGTTTTGGATTATATTCATGGTGACGACGTAGTTATCGATCTTGGGTCCAAGCCCGGCAATATTGGCTTTTTTCTGCCGACGATCGGTAAAAGCGCTTTGTTTAAAACGGTGGTTCTGGACGGCGCTCTGCCGCGGAAGACCTTCTCTATGGGAGAGGCGGACGAGAAACGTTACTATCTCGAAGCCCGTCGGATACAGTAG
- a CDS encoding A/G-specific adenine glycosylase encodes MNDSSLVAKAADFRAQLIDWYDQSARDLPWRSRPSLYKTVVSEFMLQQTQVKTVLPYFHNWLQVFPGFEALASTSEEAVVKQWEGLGYYSRARNLHKLARIVSDLDSIPTDAKSWLALPGIGPYAAAAVCSIAFSDPSAVVDGNVVRILSRLIGDRSEYRTTTDAAKTYQSLATALLNHARPGDHNQAMMELGATLCQNQKPQCLLCPVRSLCQARAQGIETKIPRFNKTKAVKQTVERAWIVSPKGVLVYRIPQTASRMKGLHEIPSLEVLNLKTPKTSPLIVRQRSITKYRITERFHEISAEKAFNGDLPDHLLWATPDSIASLTFTGPHRKWITELIDIVSEK; translated from the coding sequence ATGAACGACTCCTCCCTCGTAGCCAAAGCCGCAGACTTTCGGGCTCAACTAATCGATTGGTACGATCAAAGCGCTCGCGACCTGCCCTGGCGCTCGCGTCCGAGCCTCTACAAAACGGTGGTTTCCGAGTTCATGCTCCAGCAAACTCAGGTGAAAACGGTTTTGCCCTACTTCCACAACTGGCTCCAAGTCTTCCCCGGTTTCGAAGCGCTCGCATCCACCAGCGAAGAGGCCGTTGTTAAGCAGTGGGAGGGTCTCGGCTACTACTCGCGAGCCCGAAACCTTCACAAACTGGCCAGGATCGTTTCGGATCTCGATTCGATTCCGACCGACGCCAAAAGCTGGCTCGCCCTCCCCGGCATCGGCCCCTACGCCGCTGCCGCAGTTTGCAGCATCGCCTTTTCCGATCCTAGTGCCGTGGTCGATGGCAACGTGGTCCGGATTCTATCGCGTTTGATTGGGGATCGCTCCGAATACAGGACCACCACCGACGCTGCCAAAACCTACCAGTCGCTGGCCACCGCCCTTCTCAATCACGCTCGGCCGGGCGACCATAATCAAGCCATGATGGAACTCGGGGCTACACTCTGCCAAAATCAAAAGCCACAGTGCCTTCTCTGCCCCGTACGGTCACTCTGCCAAGCCAGAGCCCAGGGCATCGAAACCAAAATTCCTCGCTTCAACAAAACAAAGGCCGTTAAACAAACCGTTGAGCGTGCTTGGATCGTAAGTCCCAAAGGAGTTCTCGTATACCGAATTCCACAAACCGCGAGCCGCATGAAGGGCCTGCACGAGATACCCTCGCTCGAAGTGCTCAATCTAAAAACCCCGAAAACGAGCCCACTAATCGTACGCCAACGCTCCATCACCAAATACCGAATAACCGAGCGTTTCCACGAAATTTCCGCGGAAAAGGCCTTCAATGGCGACCTGCCCGATCACTTGCTTTGGGCCACTCCCGATTCAATCGCTTCACTTACCTTCACCGGCCCCCATCGCAAGTGGATCACCGAGCTAATAGATATTGTTTCAGAAAAGTAG